A part of Curtobacterium sp. MCLR17_036 genomic DNA contains:
- a CDS encoding amidohydrolase family protein, with amino-acid sequence MTTPSEHRPRILDAHHHFWDLDGDGHWPWIQTDVDPDFFLGDYAAMRHTFMPDEYRRATAGWDVVGTVHCEAERSRTEQVEESAWLTALHAADPRFPMAAVGHVYFTQPDLDEVLAGHAAHPLVRGIRSKPVTSVGPGASVRGLPGSMQDPVWLAGLHRLAEHDFSWDLRVPYHHLAEAADVVRDIPGTTVVVNHCGLPLDRSDDGMRIWRDGLEALAALPNTVVKVSELGLPGNRWDRASNEVVVRETLAVFGHDRSMFASNLPVATLTAPDFDEVVDTVLSGAAGATPDQLDALFHGTAARVYRIPLTDTVG; translated from the coding sequence ATGACCACCCCGAGCGAGCACCGCCCGCGGATCCTCGACGCGCACCACCACTTCTGGGACCTGGACGGCGACGGCCACTGGCCGTGGATCCAGACCGACGTCGACCCCGACTTCTTCCTCGGCGACTACGCCGCGATGCGCCACACGTTCATGCCCGACGAGTACCGACGGGCCACCGCCGGGTGGGACGTCGTCGGCACGGTGCACTGCGAGGCCGAGCGGTCCCGCACGGAACAGGTCGAGGAGTCCGCGTGGCTCACCGCCCTGCACGCCGCCGACCCGCGGTTCCCGATGGCGGCGGTCGGACACGTCTACTTCACCCAGCCCGACCTCGACGAGGTGCTCGCCGGGCACGCGGCGCACCCGCTCGTCCGCGGCATCCGGTCGAAGCCGGTCACCTCGGTCGGGCCGGGTGCCTCGGTCCGCGGTCTGCCCGGTTCCATGCAGGACCCGGTGTGGCTCGCGGGGCTGCACCGCCTCGCCGAGCACGACTTCAGCTGGGACCTCCGGGTGCCGTACCACCACCTCGCCGAGGCCGCCGACGTCGTCCGGGACATCCCGGGGACCACCGTCGTCGTGAACCACTGCGGTCTGCCGCTCGACCGCAGCGACGACGGGATGCGGATCTGGCGCGACGGCCTGGAGGCGCTCGCCGCCCTGCCGAACACCGTCGTCAAGGTGTCCGAGCTCGGCCTGCCGGGGAACCGGTGGGACCGCGCCTCGAACGAGGTGGTCGTGCGCGAGACCCTCGCCGTCTTCGGCCACGACCGCTCGATGTTCGCCTCGAACCTGCCCGTCGCGACCCTCACCGCGCCCGACTTCGACGAGGTCGTCGACACCGTCCTGTCCGGCGCCGCCGGCGCCACCCCCGACCAGCTCGACGCGCTCTTCCACGGCACCGCCGCGCGCGTCTACCGCATCCCGCTCACCGACACCGTCGGCTGA
- a CDS encoding MFS transporter: MTTVNDDALFRKVSTRVLPLAMIGFFLSYLDRVNIGFAQEQLSTDLGFSYAVYGLGAGLFFVGYFLFEIPSNLILAKVGARKWIARIMITWGLISGCMFLVDSETTFYVLRFLLGVAEAGFIPGVLFYMAQWFPASRRGRAWGIFYIALAASGVVGGPVSGIILDGMRGVAGLDGWQWLFIIEALPTVVLGFVVLRFLQEDHRTVRWLTEPERARLGHLLEAEAPPAGHTGLATVFRSPIIWMLTGIYFSYNFALYGISFWLPNLIRDLGIEGDVTVGLVSALPSLAAIVAMVLFGRSSDRHGERKKHIAAAFALSAIGFVTCILAGDNTVLGIIGLMLANAGALSIPAVFWSFQTSMLTGTALAGGIALINSTGNLAGFAAPYAIGAVKDATQTATIALWITAGFMVLGGILVLTVRTRKQPATEPDRVETPTV; the protein is encoded by the coding sequence ATGACCACCGTCAACGACGACGCCCTCTTCCGGAAGGTCTCGACCCGCGTGCTCCCGCTCGCGATGATCGGGTTCTTCCTGTCCTACCTGGACCGCGTGAACATCGGTTTCGCGCAGGAACAGCTCAGCACCGACCTCGGGTTCTCGTACGCCGTGTACGGGCTCGGCGCCGGGCTCTTCTTCGTCGGGTACTTCCTGTTCGAGATCCCGTCGAACCTGATCCTCGCCAAGGTCGGGGCCCGGAAGTGGATCGCCCGCATCATGATCACCTGGGGCCTCATCTCCGGGTGCATGTTCCTCGTGGACTCGGAGACGACGTTCTACGTCCTCCGGTTCCTGCTCGGCGTCGCCGAGGCCGGGTTCATCCCCGGCGTGCTCTTCTACATGGCGCAGTGGTTCCCGGCGAGCCGCCGCGGGCGTGCGTGGGGCATCTTCTACATCGCGCTGGCGGCTTCCGGCGTGGTCGGCGGTCCGGTCTCCGGGATCATCCTCGACGGCATGCGCGGCGTCGCCGGGCTCGACGGCTGGCAGTGGCTGTTCATCATCGAGGCGCTGCCGACGGTCGTCCTCGGCTTCGTGGTGCTCCGGTTCCTGCAGGAGGACCACCGCACGGTCCGCTGGCTCACCGAGCCCGAGCGCGCACGGCTCGGCCACCTGCTCGAGGCGGAGGCCCCGCCCGCCGGGCACACCGGCCTGGCGACGGTGTTCCGCAGCCCGATCATCTGGATGCTCACCGGCATCTACTTCTCGTACAACTTCGCGCTCTACGGCATCAGCTTCTGGCTGCCGAACCTGATCCGCGACCTCGGAATCGAGGGCGACGTCACCGTCGGGCTGGTGTCCGCGCTGCCGAGCCTCGCGGCGATCGTGGCGATGGTCCTGTTCGGCCGCAGCTCGGACCGGCACGGCGAGCGGAAGAAGCACATCGCCGCGGCCTTCGCCCTCAGCGCGATCGGTTTCGTCACCTGCATCCTCGCCGGCGACAACACGGTGCTCGGGATCATCGGGCTCATGCTCGCCAACGCCGGTGCGCTGTCGATCCCGGCGGTGTTCTGGAGCTTCCAGACGTCGATGCTCACCGGGACGGCCCTGGCAGGCGGCATCGCGCTCATCAACTCGACGGGCAACCTCGCCGGTTTCGCGGCGCCGTACGCGATCGGCGCGGTGAAGGACGCCACCCAGACGGCGACCATCGCGCTCTGGATCACGGCCGGTTTCATGGTGCTCGGCGGGATCCTCGTGCTGACGGTCCGGACCCGCAAGCAGCCGGCGACCGAGCCCGACCGGGTCGAGACGCCCACCGTGTGA